TCCGGCCCGCCTGCGTCGATCTCTTTGGCGTCACCTTCTGCAGCATCGACGCACACCTTGGCCAGATCGGCGCCGTGGATGGGGTTCGAGCGCGTCTGGCCATCGCCGAGCGAGAACATGAAGCCGTTGCGCGCCATGTTCAGAAACTGCGCCATGTCGGAGAAATAGCCCGTGGGACGCACGACCGCATACTCCAGCCCCGAGGCCCGCAATTCGTCCACGAACTTCTCGTGCGCCTGGATGTTCTCGATCTCCATCATCTTCTGCGCATTGAACACCGAGATGTAGACGAACTTTCTCACCTTCGCCTTCATCGCCTCGCGCATGATGTTCAGGTTCGCCTTGTAATCGACATCGAAGCTCGAATGCACGAAATCGGGCCGGGTCATGCCGAGTGATGAAAACACGATTTCGATGCCGTCGCACACACCGGCGAGGTTCTCCGGTTTTGTGGCGTCAGCGGTAAAGAGTTCGTCAGCAAGGTCGGCAACGACCGGTTCGAGATGCGGGCCTGGCTTTTTGGCTTTTTCCGGATCACGCGCCAGCGCGCGTACCCAGTAGCCGCGATTCTTGAACTCCTGCACCACATGGCTCCCGATATAGCCGGTCGAACCGGCGACAAGCACTTTTTTCATGGTTCGTGGGGGGGGGGGGAAAGGGTTGACAGAAACAAACTCTTAAACCTAACCAGCGATGCCATTACAACGTGCCCTCAAAACGCTTTCATCTTTTTGACCTCTTTTCTCCAGCAGTGAAACAAAATGTGTCCGGCGTACCCCGCATACTCGGCTCCGAGGATGGCGCGCGCCTTTTCCTGGAGGATGCGGTAGTTCTTTTCTGTCAGGCTGTGGCGGGCCTCTTCGATGCCGAACCACTCCCAGAGGTACTGTTTGACATGCGTGTCAATCGGGAAGGCGTCGAACCGTCCAAGCCCGAAAAGGGCGATGCAGTCGGCGATTTTCAGGCCGATTCCGCTGTGCACGCACAAGGTTTCGCGAAGCGTTTCGAGATCGCATTTGCCCGAATCGACGCACGCCAGAGCCAGTTTGCCTGACTCGAAAGAGCGTGCCATAGCGATGATGTTTGCCGCCCTTATCCGGTTGTTATTCGTGCATACTGCCAGTTCATTCGGGTCCGCAGACGCAAGAGCTTGCGGGGGAGGAAAGCTGTGAAACGTCAAGTTGCCTTCTGGCAACTCCAGCATAATCTTTTGGCCATACCGTTCGGCGATCATCGAAACCTGGCGACGGATCAGGTGCATGCCTATGCCCTGGGCGCACATGAAGGTGACCATTATTTCAAAAGGGTCCTGCCGCATGACCCGGACGGAGCGGTACGACTGAACCAGGTTCCAGACTTCGGGGAATTCCTGTTGAAACCTTGATGAGAATACGGTTTCCTCTTGAAAATCAAGAGAGAAAAGGTGTTTTAAAAATTCATTGATTGGTTTACCGGAAAGCTCTTGATCGGTGCAGAGTACTTCAATCATTTCAGAATTAATCTCACATATAAAAATAATAGAGTTGTATATTACTGAAGAGTAATAGCTCTTTAGTGTCTCGTTTAGATTCCACCTAAAGCTTTGACCACTTTGCACTGTATCTTTAAAGTTGAGTCTTGATTTGGTGTTCAATAGTGATGAGTATATTTTTTTATGAGTAATCATAATGTCTGGCATTAATTTGAATATTCATATAAAATTTGGTTGTTATTTGTGTTATGATAAAGTATTTAAATTGAATAACTTAAATTATTTTATCTTATAATATATTTATTATATTTTTTAGTTTATTTTATCTTGTCTTAATTGTTTTTTATTGGTTATTATATTCAGATTTATGGTCTTTTGTATATGTATTTAATGTCTAGAATTACTTTTTTATTGGATTTTATCTATCTGATGTTTTTGTGATTGCTATTTGGTCTTTTGATTTGGTTTATATTGATGGTAAAAATATTTAAGAGTAATATTTTAAGCTGTAACTAAGTTCATAGCGCATATTTTATTTCTGTTTTGAATGTAAGATGATTTAGTGTTTAGTTTTTTTTCTACGCTTGTGTTTTTCGGTTTTAAAACCCATCATAGAGTCTTAATGCTGTTGCAGTATTGGCTTTTTTGATTGTGGTTTTCTGGACGATAAAGTCATTATGTGCCATGGTTGACAAGCGCTGATACGGGAAGCCTGAGCAGATAAGTTTGACGATTACCATCGGGCTGTCGCCTTTTTTTGCGATTCTAAACAGGTTCAGTCAGCATTCCTGATGGCTTGATAAATCGAGATGCGGATGAATTTTTCTGATGAATTTCCCGCCAATCTGATGCTGTGACCTGGTACGAGAGCAGCTCGTCGCCTGCTCTTGGAAGGCAGTATCGGTCTGTTGCCGGATGCTTTGTTGAATAATGAAGAACCAGAACAGAATACGGGTTACAACAGTTCAGCTCGATGTATTGTCAATCGTGAGGATCAGGCAGGAATCACGAGAAAAGAGACTATCGGTGCTTCGGTATGGTTTGGGCTGGTATGTGTCACAGATGAATCTGTCGCTTATAGGTATGATGGTTTGGCGGCACGATCGCTGAGGTTATGGACTACGCCTTCCTTGAAGAAGCAGCAGATCGCGAAGGCTGGAACGCATGAAAAGGGGATCGGTGGTCACGATTGCCTTGCAGGGCAATGACGGGAAGCTACGGCCAGCAGTGGTTGTTCTATCCGATTATTTTCCGGAACATCCCTCCGTAACGGTGTTGCCGATAATCAGTGACTTGCGTTCGACGCCCTTTTTCCGGATCGATGTCGAGCCAGAGGCACAGAATGGCTTGCTGAAGCCGTCCCGGATCATGATTGACAAAGCTCAGGCGGTGCCGTCGGAAAAGATCGGCAAGGTTATCGGTCTTCTCGACGATACCAAAATGATGGCGGTCAACAGGGCGCTAGCGCTCTGGTTCGGTTTTGCTTGAGAAACTTATCTATCAGTAAAGGAGAGGCGTATGAGCAGGAAAAAGGGGAAAGCCGATATCGTTAAAATTGCGGTTGGCGTCATGCTGCTGAACGGTCTGGAGCCGGATTTTTCACTGGAGGCGGAGCATCAGCTGGAGTCGATTGACGGGCCGGGCAAGGAGAATGGCTCGGAAATTCTCGATCTCACGTCACTGCTCTGGTGCTCGATCGATAACGACGACTCGCGCGATCTCGACCAGCTTACCGCCTGTGAAGTGCAGGAGGATTCGTCAATCATCATCTACGTGGCCATCGCCGACGTCGATACCCTGGTGAAAAAAGGCTCGCCAATCGATAAACACGCCTGGATAAACACCACCTCGGTCTATACCTCGGCGAAAGTGTTTCCCATGCTCCCTCTGCGCCTCTCTACCGATCTCACCTCCCTCAATGCCAACGAGAACCGGCTTGCTATCGTCACCATCATGAAGATCGGAGCGGATGGCGAACTGATCACCTCCACAGTCGAGCGTGCCTGGGTGCGCAACAAGGCGAAGCTCGCGTACGATTCCGTCGCCGCCTGGCTCGAGGGCAACGGCGAGCTGCCTCCGGCGGCCCGGGCGGTGCCGGGCATGGATCAGCAGTTGCGGCATCAGGATCAGGTAGCGCAGAAGCTGCGGCTACGCAGGCACGCAAAAGGTTCGCTGGAGTTCGAGACCTTCCAGCCGCGCGCCGTTTTCGAGGGAGATCGCGTCGTTGATATCAAGGAACAGGAGAAGAACCGGGCGCGGCAGCTCATCGAGGAGTTCATGATCTCCACCAACACCTGCACCGCAAATTTTCTGGCAGAAAAGGGCGTCGCCTCGATTCGCCGCGTCGTCAAGTCGCCTGAACGGTGGCGGCGCATTGTCAACGTGGCGAGCGAGTACGGTTACGCCTTGCCCGGCGCACCTGACGGAAAGGCGCTTGAAAGCTTCCTCGCATTGAGGTTCAAGGAAGACCCGCTCCGTTTCCCCGATCTCTCCCTGACCATCATCAAGCTCATGGGGTCGGGAGAGTATGTCGTGGAGTTCCCGGGGCAGGAGCCGATTGGCCATTTCGGCCTTGCCGAGCGCGACTATACCCACTCGACAGCTCCGAACAGGCGCTATCCCGACCTGATCACCCTGAGAATGACCAAGGCATTTCTGACGAACAGTCCGCCGCCCTACGGCATCGACGAGCTGGAGTATCTCGCGGTACACTGCACGCGCCAGGAGGATGCGGCCCGCAAGGTGGAGCGGCGCGTGCGCAAATCCGAAGCTGCGTTACTGATGCAGAGCATGATCGGTCACCATTTTGACGCCATCGTCTCCGGCCACTCGGAAAAGGGTTCGTGGGTGCGGATATTCACGCCGCCAGTCGAGGGGCGGCTGGTGAGGAACGTCGGGAAAATCAAAGTCGGCCAGAAAATCAAGGTCAAGCTCGTGCTGGCGGACGTCGATCGCGGCTTCATCGATTTCGAAAGGGTGTGAAATGCTGTGCGTGTCGCTTCAGATAGCGATCCTATTTCTTTGCTGTTTGGTTTTGCACAAAGAACTTTACAAAACAAAGTATTTGCTTGATTTAAAAAAGTATGAAGCAGCTAGCAACAGCAGGTTCATACTGAAGCTATTCCGGGAAAAAGGATGTTTCAAGGTCAGGGAAGTGCAACCGTTACAGATGATCAGAGACGGTTTGCCGGAGTCCGGCTGTTCTTGCGGAGGAGGTAAAAAGCTTTAAAAGACAATGCGTCATCTGAAGGACAGAATCATCGCAATTGCACCGATGAAGGTGCCATGATCCTGTCCTTCAGGCGTTTCTGAAGTTCGGAACGAAGAAAGCGCGTCCCGTGTTAGGTGGTTGCGTTGTCGGTTCTGGTAGAGGTTTTTGCCGCTCGTTCGTACATGAAGATGCAGACGGGAGCGCCGAGCGCCTGGCGGCAGAGGATTTCGCCCTTTATTTCGGGGAAAGCCAGGCGAGTGGCCGCCATATCGAGTTCGCAGATGACATGGCAGGGGATGGCGTAGCCGCACTCCTTGCATACCTCCAGCCATGGACAGATGCGCTGGACTTCCAGCACGGCGTCGGTGCCACGGTTGGAAATATCCACCACATCCATCTCCATCCCAATCGATTTGAACTGCGGAATGGCCTGCCGGAACGCTTCGGCAAGCGTAGGCAGTGACAGCAACGGCCCCATGCGCTGCTTCTGGATTTCCGGGAATCCTTCGAGCATGATTTCCCAAGCCTTCGCTTCGCCGTGCTTTTCACTCAGCTCTCTGAAGCGCGAGAACTTCTTTCGTGCGGCCTCGATCAGTTCTGCGTGTGCGTTTGACATCGTTTCGTCTCCCGATAATATGATCGGCATTTTTTAGGATGGGAATCAATTAGAACAAGATACACGGCGATCACCGGATGTTCAAAGAGTCCATGAGCTGCCGTTGCGTGTTTTTGTAAAACGAGAATTCAGGGAAGCTGGCGGGAAATCGTTATACTGTCGCCATAATTTCTTGCTTGACTGAATTTTAGAACGAGTACTCTTATGAGCGATCTGCCGAACTGCCCGAAATGCAATTCAGAATACACCTATGAAAATGGACTGCTGCTCGTTTGCCCCGAGTGTGCCTATGAATGGAGCCATCTGGAGGCGGGCGATGCCGAGCAGGTTCGTGTCTGGAAAGACGCTAATGGTAATATCCTGCAGGATGGCGACACCGTGACGGTGATCAAGGATCTCAAGGTCAGAGGGGCTTCCGGGGTGATCAAGGGGGGCACGAAGGTAAAGAATATCCGTCTCGTCGAGGGCGATCACGACATCGACTGCAAAATCGATGGCTTCGGCACGATGCAACTCAAATCGAAATTTGTCCGGAAGGGGTAAACCATGCAATCAGTTGATTCAAAGGAGCTCGCGATCTGTTTGAGGAGTACACGGAGTGGTATTTCAGCGTCGCCGAAGAGGATGGCGTGTTGCCGCGCTCGATTTCGGGGATTTCTGCCGATGGCAAACAGTTCATCGACCTCATCGATGGATTGACGCTGCCGCCGCTGGTGCGCAACAAATATCTGCGTTATATCCTCGATGAGCACCACTCGGCAGTCTATGCCTATGGCGTTCTGGCGCTGCGGGGCGACAGTGACATGGGCGAGATCGAGGAGGTGCTCGATGTGGTGGCCGCCAATGCAGAGCACTACATCATGGGCCACGGGAAGGTGATCCGCGGCGAGAATGGCAACGTGAGCGGCCCGAAGCCATGAGCGACGCCTTGATTGAATTCGGCCTCCTTGACAAACTTGACCAGTTTCAGAGGCTGGAATATCCGCAGCACCCGGAAAAAGCTGATGACCAGCAGGTACTGGGTTCCCGGAACAAAGATGCTGAAATAGGTTGGCAGAATGGCCAGAAGGTCGATAACCCCGTAAAAACTGACCGCATAACGTCTCCGCTATTCCGTTGCGCAGAGCCGGATGAGATATTCGATGGTGAAGAGGATGGTGAAGAACCATTCAAGCCCGTAGAGCAGTGGTCTCCAGGCGTCGTGAATCGACCTGACCGTGTCGAGCATCACCACGGTGACGCTCATGAAGATCGCTGCGATTAGCACGAGCTCGAAGGCTTTGGCCGGGATCGTATCGTAATCAAAAATGATATGGTGCAGCTGCTGCCGCAGGCTCTTTCGTGAAGTCATGTTCTGGCCGGGGTTTCATGTTTCGGGAAAAACGGGTTGTCGCCGGATGGCGGGCGTGAGCGTCAGTGAAAAATACACAACGGCCTTTTTCGGTTATGAAACGGGATATTTGCGGTCGGGTGCGGTGTTCCAAAGAGGGGGCGCATCTGGCGGCCCAGCGTTTTGCCGGGGCGTCACGTTATTGAAATAATGGCCTCGTCATGACGAGCTTGCGTGGGAGCTGATGTTTTTGTAGTATATTAAGACCGTTAATTCACTTAAACATGAAAAGGCGAGCAACTTATGTTACTGTTCAGAAAATCGTTCACCATTCTTGCATTTGCGTTGACCGCCATCTTTTCGTTTGGCGCGACGCTCAATGCCGCTTCTCCGGAACCTCAGGCCGCAGCCGTTCAGCCCGCCACCAAAGGCTTGTTCGTGGTGGTCACCTCCGATGACCCCATGACGCAGATGATGGCGATGGTGCTTTCGACCCAGACGCTCACCCAGGGCCGTTCCGTCCGCGTACTGGTTTGCGGCAAGGCTGGTGAGCTTGTGCTGAAAGGCAGCAAGGAGAAGCTTTTCAAGCCGCTCGACAAGTCACCCCAGATGATGCTCAAAGGGCTGATCGCCAAGGGCGTTACGGTCGAAATTTGCCCGCTTTACCTGCCTGATGCAGGCAAGCAGCCTTCGGCTCTCATCGCGGGCGTCACGATCGCCAAGCCGCCGGTCGTCGCCGCCGCAATGGCTGAAGATGGCATCAAGCTGCTGACGTTCTGATCCGTCCGAATCTGTTTTGCAGAGCGCTGCCGCCGATCCGGTTTCCGGTAATTGGCGGCAGCGCTTTCTCATTTTCTGGCGAACAGTTCCGGCAGCGCCCTGCTTGCTGGTTCGCCGATGACCAGGTCGTGGCCGATCGCGCCCGACGGCTCCGGGTTGATTTCGATGCAGCAGGCTCCGGTGAAGAAAACGATGCGCTGGTTCGATGAAAGGTCGATCTGTTTCATGAGCTTTCGAGGAGTGCGCGAGCCGGTTTGCTTGCGGACATTTCTTGCCAGGAGTGCTGCAAAGATGCGTATGGGTCATTATATTGAACCTTATTTTTTGTACAGAAGATCGTCATTGTGAATCAACGGAGTTGTCATGTTAAAAGAAGCTGCTGCTGTTATGGGAGGTGCGCTCCTTCTGCCTCCGCTTGGAGTATCGATGGTTGCCTGCGGCATACCGGGTCTTCTTGTCGCGGGTGCCGGATTCTTTGCTTTCGACGCCATGATGCAGGAGCGCAGGGCATCGGCACAGCAGTCCTCTTCCGATCCTGCAAATGGGGGTGATGAGAGCTGGCAAACCATGCCGCCTGAGGAGACGGAACGTTACCGGTAAAAACATTTAAGCTATCGCCGTGCCGCCTTTGATCGCAACGGTTTTGGTGTGTGTCACAGCCTTTCTGGATGGTGACCGTTAAGGCTGCGATTGATCTCTTCTGATGTTCCTGATGCCGGGTGACGCGAACTGAAATCGCGGAGCCCCCTCACCGGCAAGGGATTTCCTCAATCCTCGATTATGGCAGTTTCATTTTCGAAATTGATACAATCCCGCTGGCTTCCTCTCAAAAAGCTTCTGGGATTTCTCGGACCGGGATTTCTGGTGACGGTTGGATTCATCGACCCTGGCAACTGGGCCACCAATATCGAAGGGGGTGCGCGGTTCGGTTACGAACTGCTCTGGGTGATCACGCTCAGCACGCTGATTCTGATCGTTATCCAGCACATGGCCGCGCGGCTTGGCATCGCCACGGGCAAGTCGCTGGCGGTTAACATTCGAGACCATTTTCCCGCGCCGGTTTCATCGCTTCTTGGCTTTACGATTGTTGCCGCCTGCGTTGCCACCGACGTGGCCGAGCTGGTTGGCGGTGGCATCGGCTTCAGTCTCCTTTTTGGGATGCCGCTCTGGGCCGGGGCGCTTCTGACCGTGGTGCTCGAAGTGTTCCTCGTGGTCAGCCAGCGCTACCATCGCATCGAGACCATTATCGTCGGCTTTCTCGGCATCATCGCGCTCTGCTATCTCGCTGAACTCTGGATCGTCCGACCGGCCTGGCACGAAGTGCTGCCCGCCACGGTCACGCCGGTGCTGGGCCGTGAGAGCATCTACGTCGCCATTGCCATTCTTGGTGCAGTGGTCATGCCGCACAACGTGTATCTGCACTCCAACGTCATTCACAGCCGGAAATGGGGGATGACCGATGATGAGAAAAAAGAGCTGCTTCGCTACGAAAAAGCCGATACTCTTTTTGCCATGACGCTTGGCTGGGTGGTCAATTCAGCGATGATCGTTGTCGCCGCCGCCGTGTTTCACCAGCATGGCGTGCGGGTCGAGAGCATCGAGCAGGCATCCGCGACGCTCAGACCGCTGGCCGGGCCGCTGGCGGGGTTGCTCTTCGCCGTGGCGCTTGTGTTCGCGGGAGTCGGTTCATCGATCACCTCCTCGATGGCCGAGGCCAACGTCATCACCGGCTTTCTCGGCAAGCCCGAAGACCCGGAGAGCCTGCTCTGGCGCGTGTCGGTGTTCCTGACCGCCATCCCTTCCTTTATCATCATTCTGTTCAAGGTCGATACCTACAAAATCCTGATTTTCAGCCAGGTGGTGCTGAGCCTTCAACTGCCCTTCACGCTTTTGCCGCTCTTGGTGCTCTGCCGGAGCGAAAAGGTGATGGGGGTCTTCCGGAGCCGGGGCGTCGAATTCGTTGCGGCGGTGCTGATTACCATGGTGGTCGTTGCGCTCAATCTCTATCTGCTCTCTACCACAGTGACCGGAGACTCATGATATGAAGGCATACCAAAACATACTGGTGGCTATCGATGGTTCCGGGGCCGACGACGCGCTGATCGAACAGGTCTCGGCTCTTGCCGCGCCGCTGGGATCGCGCGTGCATCTGTTGCATGTGGTGCACTCTCACACCATCGATCAGGAACGCGCGCTTCGGGAGCAGGCAGGGGAGTTTCTCGAGCGTTATCGGGCCGCGATGCAACAACAGGGTATCGAGGCCGAAGTGCTCATCCGGAGCGGGGAACCCGACCGGGAGATTCTGAAGGAGATCGAAGAGCGCCGTTACGACCTGCTCGCGATGGCGGCACACGGTCACCGCCTGTTTAGTCGCCTGCTTTTCGGCAGCGTTTCCCGCGCCTTGCGTAACAAAATCGACATCCCGCTCCTCTTGGTCAGGGGAGAGGCTCGCTGAGAGTTT
The nucleotide sequence above comes from Chlorobaculum tepidum TLS. Encoded proteins:
- a CDS encoding SDR family oxidoreductase → MKKVLVAGSTGYIGSHVVQEFKNRGYWVRALARDPEKAKKPGPHLEPVVADLADELFTADATKPENLAGVCDGIEIVFSSLGMTRPDFVHSSFDVDYKANLNIMREAMKAKVRKFVYISVFNAQKMMEIENIQAHEKFVDELRASGLEYAVVRPTGYFSDMAQFLNMARNGFMFSLGDGQTRSNPIHGADLAKVCVDAAEGDAKEIDAGGPEIFTYRQVAMMAADVVKKQPFNIELPTWLADGIAAVTGVINRDIHDIALFAATVSKNDTVAPQYGTHRLREFFEEMAAKGS
- a CDS encoding DNA glycosylase codes for the protein MPDIMITHKKIYSSLLNTKSRLNFKDTVQSGQSFRWNLNETLKSYYSSVIYNSIIFICEINSEMIEVLCTDQELSGKPINEFLKHLFSLDFQEETVFSSRFQQEFPEVWNLVQSYRSVRVMRQDPFEIMVTFMCAQGIGMHLIRRQVSMIAERYGQKIMLELPEGNLTFHSFPPPQALASADPNELAVCTNNNRIRAANIIAMARSFESGKLALACVDSGKCDLETLRETLCVHSGIGLKIADCIALFGLGRFDAFPIDTHVKQYLWEWFGIEEARHSLTEKNYRILQEKARAILGAEYAGYAGHILFHCWRKEVKKMKAF
- a CDS encoding type II toxin-antitoxin system PemK/MazF family toxin, with protein sequence MKRGSVVTIALQGNDGKLRPAVVVLSDYFPEHPSVTVLPIISDLRSTPFFRIDVEPEAQNGLLKPSRIMIDKAQAVPSEKIGKVIGLLDDTKMMAVNRALALWFGFA
- a CDS encoding RNB domain-containing ribonuclease; amino-acid sequence: MSRKKGKADIVKIAVGVMLLNGLEPDFSLEAEHQLESIDGPGKENGSEILDLTSLLWCSIDNDDSRDLDQLTACEVQEDSSIIIYVAIADVDTLVKKGSPIDKHAWINTTSVYTSAKVFPMLPLRLSTDLTSLNANENRLAIVTIMKIGADGELITSTVERAWVRNKAKLAYDSVAAWLEGNGELPPAARAVPGMDQQLRHQDQVAQKLRLRRHAKGSLEFETFQPRAVFEGDRVVDIKEQEKNRARQLIEEFMISTNTCTANFLAEKGVASIRRVVKSPERWRRIVNVASEYGYALPGAPDGKALESFLALRFKEDPLRFPDLSLTIIKLMGSGEYVVEFPGQEPIGHFGLAERDYTHSTAPNRRYPDLITLRMTKAFLTNSPPPYGIDELEYLAVHCTRQEDAARKVERRVRKSEAALLMQSMIGHHFDAIVSGHSEKGSWVRIFTPPVEGRLVRNVGKIKVGQKIKVKLVLADVDRGFIDFERV
- a CDS encoding L-2-amino-thiazoline-4-carboxylic acid hydrolase, yielding MSNAHAELIEAARKKFSRFRELSEKHGEAKAWEIMLEGFPEIQKQRMGPLLSLPTLAEAFRQAIPQFKSIGMEMDVVDISNRGTDAVLEVQRICPWLEVCKECGYAIPCHVICELDMAATRLAFPEIKGEILCRQALGAPVCIFMYERAAKTSTRTDNATT
- a CDS encoding zinc ribbon domain-containing protein YjdM, translated to MSDLPNCPKCNSEYTYENGLLLVCPECAYEWSHLEAGDAEQVRVWKDANGNILQDGDTVTVIKDLKVRGASGVIKGGTKVKNIRLVEGDHDIDCKIDGFGTMQLKSKFVRKG
- a CDS encoding DsrE family protein, which encodes MLLFRKSFTILAFALTAIFSFGATLNAASPEPQAAAVQPATKGLFVVVTSDDPMTQMMAMVLSTQTLTQGRSVRVLVCGKAGELVLKGSKEKLFKPLDKSPQMMLKGLIAKGVTVEICPLYLPDAGKQPSALIAGVTIAKPPVVAAAMAEDGIKLLTF
- a CDS encoding Nramp family divalent metal transporter produces the protein MAVSFSKLIQSRWLPLKKLLGFLGPGFLVTVGFIDPGNWATNIEGGARFGYELLWVITLSTLILIVIQHMAARLGIATGKSLAVNIRDHFPAPVSSLLGFTIVAACVATDVAELVGGGIGFSLLFGMPLWAGALLTVVLEVFLVVSQRYHRIETIIVGFLGIIALCYLAELWIVRPAWHEVLPATVTPVLGRESIYVAIAILGAVVMPHNVYLHSNVIHSRKWGMTDDEKKELLRYEKADTLFAMTLGWVVNSAMIVVAAAVFHQHGVRVESIEQASATLRPLAGPLAGLLFAVALVFAGVGSSITSSMAEANVITGFLGKPEDPESLLWRVSVFLTAIPSFIIILFKVDTYKILIFSQVVLSLQLPFTLLPLLVLCRSEKVMGVFRSRGVEFVAAVLITMVVVALNLYLLSTTVTGDS
- a CDS encoding universal stress protein, yielding MKAYQNILVAIDGSGADDALIEQVSALAAPLGSRVHLLHVVHSHTIDQERALREQAGEFLERYRAAMQQQGIEAEVLIRSGEPDREILKEIEERRYDLLAMAAHGHRLFSRLLFGSVSRALRNKIDIPLLLVRGEAR